A window of the Salvia hispanica cultivar TCC Black 2014 unplaced genomic scaffold, UniMelb_Shisp_WGS_1.0 HiC_scaffold_192, whole genome shotgun sequence genome harbors these coding sequences:
- the LOC125198689 gene encoding PRA1 family protein D-like yields MSTPAEPPVTTTSSAMLRPWPQFIDLSALSIPVSLSESTYRVTQNLRYFLPNYVVLTLIIFLLTLLTRPLSLLFFLCLFAAWLYLVLARDDPLTILDYDIDQRYVIGFLAVATLGALFWSHVWTKLFVSLLIGAVLVLVHGVLRAPEDSIEDSPYGSLLNVVDSPRGGYASV; encoded by the coding sequence ATGTCAACTCCGGCTGAGCCACCGGTCACCACCACCAGCTCCGCCATGCTCCGGCCGTGGCCTCAGTTCATAGACCTCTCCGCCCTCAGCATCCCCGTCTCCCTCTCCGAATCGACCTACCGCGTCACCCAAAATCTCCGCTATTTCCTCCCAAACTACGTCGTTCTGACCCTCATCATCTTCCTCCTCACCCTCCTCACCCGCCCCCTCtcccttctcttcttcctctgccTCTTCGCCGCCTGGCTGTACCTCGTCCTCGCCCGCGACGATCCCCTCACCATCCTCGATTACGACATCGATCAGAGGTACGTCATCGGATTCCTCGCCGTCGCCACTTTGGGCGCGCTCTTCTGGAGCCACGTCTGGACGAAATTGTTCGTCTCCTTGCTGATCGGGGCCGTCCTCGTGCTCGTGCACGGCGTTCTGAGGGCGCCGGAGGATTCGATCGAGGATTCGCCCTATGGATCGTTGCTCAACGTGGTGGATAGCCCTAGAGGGGGATACGCTAGCGTTTGA